In Mustela erminea isolate mMusErm1 chromosome 20, mMusErm1.Pri, whole genome shotgun sequence, the sequence TTACATGCGTCTGTCTTTGTAATAAAACTGTATGTAACTATACacagcacacgcacacacacacacacacacacagtgaaaaaTGAATAAGGTCTACAGTCCGGTTAATGCGCTTTTGTCCCAATGtcaatttccttatttccatATTGTACTACATATGATTGTGTTGACAATTACTAATgacatacatttgtcaaaactcacggAACCATACACTTAAATAGGTGATTTTGACTGTGTGCCAATTATACCTCAGAATgctaattttgaaatataaaataataaatagtacaGTCACCAaaaaggggaggaaggcaggcaggcagggaggaacACGGAGGGAGAGGTGGgcgagggaaggaaagaagaaacagtaaCTTGGGGGTAAACAGAAACCACCCAAAgtgaaggaaacacacacacacacacacacacacgtacatgcacGAGTGACAATACATTCATGTGCTCAGAAAGGTAGGAGAAGATACTAGATCAGTGCAATAAAGatcagatataaaaaaaaaaagttaggataCTCATGAATTAAAACTGACAGCAGATTTGAAAAACACAATAGTTAGAAGGCTTAAGTTGAAGCCGTCTCCCAGAAAGCAGtacaaaaagacagaaatggaaaatgagggaaaagataaaattggatGACCTCTCTGGGAGGTCCAGGATCTGAATGGTGGAGGTTCCAGAGGGGGGAAACGGAGGAGAAATCGgaggggagagaatcctcaacaACACAGGAGAATTTCCCAGACTGGAAGGGAAACGTGCTTTGAGACCGAAAAAGCCCAATAAATGCTCAGCACGACGGTACTCATTGTGAAAACCAGAACACTGGGGACTAAGAGAAGATTCTAAAAGCTTCCAAAGACGACTGGCTCCTGAAAGCTCATTGTTAAATTTTGGGAATTTTGCAGCCAGTTGTTAAATTACTGGTAGCATGAAATCAGCCCCGATGGGAATATTTACACCGTTATTTACATCAGGAACATTGCTAAGTGGGGGGAACTTGCTTACTGGCATATTTCTAAATAGTTAAGTAAATTACAGCATAAAACTTATGCAGATGTTAACAATAATAACTACGAAGAATGTatagaaacagcaaatgttggggcgcctgggtagctcagtcggttaagtgtctgactcttagtttcaccttatgtcatgatctccgggtcccgagatagagccctgtatctGTCCTCTGCTCCACCAACCCCTcgcaaaataagtaagtaaatctttaaaaaaaaaaaaaaaaggaacacagaaaatgTTGACATAACATTAAGTTAGGTAAGTAAACAAAAAGTAGAAGCACACTGTAGATACAATTATGGTAAAATTCGTAGGGATAGAGACCAAAGGAAATACACAcaggaaaaaagttattttgttacGGTGAATGCTAGGAGTGTTTTACAGTTTACTTTAAAGGATCCTTATTATTTGTATTCATtaagattaaaaacttttgctcagCTCAGCCTCCCCAAATTCCTACAGAACAAAGGTCAAACTTGCTTAACGAAAATCCTATAAACGGTGACTTGTTCCGTTAAGGCCTTCTAGGGATCTAGGCaggttaatttttcattttgttctgccTGCCCACCCCTGGGCTTATCTTGAGGAACCACGAGCGTCTGGGTAGAATTTGCACACCCCACTCCCATGTGTGTCTCTGTGGTTAACATTTATCACTTGGGCTGGAGGTGAGTTAACCCTTAGCTTAGGAGTCTGTTCTCTGGGGGAAGAAACCGTCTTATTGGGCATACATTGTTCAACAACTGCTCAGCGTTTGGGAAGGCAGGGTAGAATGGCCATGTTCATGCCGCCTCTTCCATGAAGCCCTCCGGATTGCCACACCGCCACCACCCTTCCGGGAGAaatcacactctccctctctcgtGCTGGCCTAGCACTTGCCGTGACCTGGGGCAGATGGACTTATTCTCTCTGTaactccacttcctcatctgtaaagcggAGGCGATAACCGCACCTATGTCAGCAGGTTCCTGTGAGGATTAAACCAGGCTGTGTTTTTGACGCCCCCACAGCAAGCTCGTGGTAAGCGCCCAACAAAAAGAAGCCACCGCGATGATTATTTTGGCATTGCCTTGCTGTCTCCTATTGCCACTCGTAACACTCTCACCTCCCCTGTTTGATTGAAAACTCCTCTTGGGCGGGGAACGTTTCCTGTTTATTTCCTGTCTGTTCCATAGCCCACCGCATGCTGTCTGGCCACGGCACACATGAGGTGAATCGCTCGGGACTGTGCACAAAGAAGCACACACGGGGTCATAGGTATGTGCAGGTGTGTGCACACGTTTGGGGACACACCTGCACCCATATGTCCTTCTGTTGGCTGGCCTGTCTGGTCTGTGGCATTCGACAGCATTGACCACCTCCACCTTCTGGAAGGCAGCGGCTCCTGGGATGGCTCTCTTGGATCTTCCCCTACTTCTCTCACCACTACTGCTCAGCCTCCTACACAcacacccagcccctcccccactggcccTTAAGTGTCTGGTCCCCAGAGGGCCATCTCAGCCCTGTTCTTCTCGCTTTGGGCACTGTTGAGTGCCCTCATCAGAACCACAGCAGAGGCCAGAAAGTTTGCAAGCCTGGGTGTCCTCAACCTCACCCTCCAGACCTACAGAGCCTGCCCGAGCCGTGGCTTCGAGGTCTCCCCCCAGATAAGAATgcaccctccaccctcctctctgACCCGTGGCCATGGTGTCGGCTCAGACCCTCCACCTTTTCTCTGGATCTTGTTGCCACAGGGAGCCCTCCTTGGGTCCCTGTGAACAGAGGGGTGCCTACACGGACAGATAGCTAATAAATCCACTATCCGGTCTTAACTATGGAATCAAAGTGGTAGGGATATGAGTATTTGTGGCAattcctttcactttttctttgctTCAAATTTTTCATGAGATACCAGGGAAAACTCAGACTCCTTCACGGAGACAGTAAGGTCCCCTACCATCTGGCCACTGCCTCCCTCTATAACGGCATCTGCCACCACTCCCATGTCCCCTTCCCAAAAACCATCCAAAATTTCGAAGCCACTGGGAAGAGTTGGGGTATTTCATTCCTCTGCACCCACAGTCTTGCTGTTCCCCATTCCCAGAACGTTTTTCCCCTGTGTTCTTCCTCCCAAACCCCTGTGTGCCGCTCAAACTCATCTCAAGCgatgcctcctccaggaagccttccctaagCGAGTTCCAAAGCTCCTTATCTGGTTCCCTTGCCTGTCCCCCAGCTCAGCAAAGGTCTGAGGGGCCCCCCGCGGAGAACTGGTTTTGTAGCTATGCTGCCTCACGGGAGACCTggccccaggactctggatcacaGAGGATCACTAATTTCTCCCCTAAGAGGACGTGTCCTCAGGCTGTTCCTCTGCGTGTGCGTGAAAAACACACTTAGCTGGCTGAGCGGATCCCGGTGCTAGATCGGACAGACCAACCTGAGGAGGCCCGTGGAGCCCCGGGGCCTGCAGGAGGGGTCCCGCGGCCAGGAGTGGCGGCCCCCCTCCCAAGGAAGAGGTCCAGGCTAGGGTAGGGAAGAAGGCGGGGCCTGAGGCTGTGCTCGTCGGTGTCCCGGGCTGGGGACGGAAGTTGCTGAAGTACCATtagtttcagttttgtttctctctcaggCACCCAGCCACAGCAGCGTCCAGACCTCGGGGGTACCCCCACTCCCCATCCTGGAGGCCAAGGTCAGATCAGGCTTGGTAAGGAGGGCCGGGGAGGGCACCTGAAGGAGGAGCTGAGctggagggagttgggggaagggaacgggaggaagaggaggggggaggggggaggggagggacccgGAAGGCGGGAGGAGAGGAGTGGGTGGGCGGGAGCACCCCACCAGCTCCCCACTCTGGGACCAGAGGCCTGACACCCATGTGGGAAAGACCCCCTCTCTGTGGCCTGTCCTCCCGGCCCTCACCCCCAGAAGTTTGGGGgtgacccccccccaccagcagTCCCTTCCTGGAGGATTTCGCCACTGTGCTGGCATCTGGGCAGGGGGGGTCACAGATGCACCCACACAACTCAGAGGCTTCTAGGAAAGCAGACAGGCAGCAAGGCCTCTGGGAGATGAGACTCTGGCCCTGGAGAGCCCGAGGTCTAAcagctggaaggagagaggggcagccccctccccacagcctgccttccttctgcTCCAGAACCCCTACCAAGTTAGTCCGGCAGGCAGTGGGGCCCCCACAGCCCCTGATGCTGCTCCCTGAGTCTAGAAGACCGGTGTGTGGGGCTGCAGGAACCGGGGCCCCTTATCCTGCCCCAGCTGCCGGGAGTCAAGGCCTGTGTCCCttctctgcccgcccccccccacctcagcaTTCTGcacacagggtgggggtgggggcggttggGCCACACTTGCTCCAGGCCTGTCCGCCCAGTGCTGAGCATTACCCTGTCCTTCCCCCAGGCTGGGCTTCCTGATCTCATTTCTCACGGCCCTAGGCACCAGGCAAGCAGGTGGTTCCTCTTGCATACCTCCGACTGCATAGCTCAAAAGCAAGTGGCCACACGCCCTGGGAGACCAGAAGATTTCCTGGCCATTCAGGTGAGACCCCCCCAGACCTGGCAGAGTTTGAGGATGTTGGCGGGGGAGGCAGAAGGGTAGGCTGGAGGGACCGCGGAGGCACCCTCTGCCCTCTGACCCTGAGCCCTCTCTTGCAGCATGGTTTCCCAGGGATCCTCACCCTCCCTCCTGGAAGCCCTGAGCAGCGATTTCCTAGCCTGTAAAATATGCCTGGAGCAGCTGCGCGCTCCCAAGACGTTGCCCTGCCTGCACACCTACTGCCAGGACTGCCTGGCCCAGCTGGCCGATGGCGGCCACCTGCGCTGCCCTGAGTGCCGCGAGACCGTGCCCGTGCCGCCTGCGGGTGTGGCCGCCTTCAAGACCAACTTCTTCGTCAACGGGCTCTTGGATCTGGTGAGGGCCCGAGCTGGCGGAGACCTGCGCGCGGGGAAGCCTGCCTGTGCGCTGTGTCCCCTGATGGGGGGGGCCGGCACCGGGGGGCCGGCCACAGCCCGGTGCTTGGACTGTGCGGACGACCTATGCCAGGCGTGTGCCGACGGCCACCGTTGCACCCGGCAGACCCACACCCACCGGGTGGTGGACCTGGTGGGCTACAGGGCAGGCTGGTATGACGAGGAGGCCCGGGAGCGCCAGGCGGCCCAGTGCCCCCAGCATCCTGGGGAAGCCCTGCGCTTCCTGTGCCAGCCCTGCTCCCAGCTGCTGTGCCGCGAGTGCCGCCTGGACCCCCACCTGGACCACCCCTGCCTACCCCTGGCCGAGGCCGTGCGCGCCCGGAGGcccggcctggaggagctgctGGCGGGCGTGGACAACAACCTGGCGGAGCTCGAGTCCGCCCGGATGGTGGAAAAGGAAGCCTTGGCCCGGCTGCGGGAGCAGGCGGCGAGGGTGGGGACCCAGGTGGAGGAGGTGGCCGAGGGGGTGCTCCGGGCCCTCCTGGCCCAGAAGCAAGAGGTGCTGGGGCAGCTACGCGCCCACGTGGAGGCTGCGGAGGAGGCCGCTCGGGAGAGACTGGGGGAGCTGGAGGGCCGGGAGCAGGTGGCCAGGGCCGCGGCCGCCTTCGCCCGGCGGGTGCTCAGCCTGGGCCGCGAGGCTGAGATCCTCTCGCTGGAAGGGGCGATTGCCCAGAGGCTCCGGCAGCTGCAGGGCTGCCCCTGGATGCCTGCGCCGGCCCCCGGCCTGCTGCCCCGGCTGGAGCTCCATCCTGGGCTCCTGGACAAGAACTGCCACCTGCTACGGCTCTGCTTTGAGGAGCAGCAGCCCCAGAAGGACAGTGGGAAAGACGAAGCTGGAGGCCAAGGAGGGGATGAAGCTCAGAGCCAGACAGAGGGGGGAGCCAAGTCGGAGAGACAAGGTGGAATCCAGCCCCAGAGCAGGGATGGCGCTAACACCCCAAAGGAGAACAGAGCCCAGACGCCCCAGGAAGAGGGAGCCCAGACCCCGAAGGAGGAGAGAGCCAAGACGCCCCAGGAAGATGGAGCCCACACCCCAAAAGAGGACAGAGCCCAGACACCCCTAGAAGACGAAGGAGCCCAGACCCCAAGGGGCAGCAGATCCAACAAGAAGAGGAAGTTCAAAGGCAGGCTCAAGTCCATTTCCCGGGAGCCCAGCCCAGCACCTGGGCTAAACCTGGAGGGCTCCggcctcctccccaggcccatTTTTTCCTGCAGCTTCCCCACGCGCATGCCTGGAGACAAGCGGTCTCCTCGGATCACAGGGCTCTGTCCCTTCGGCCCCCGGGAGATCCTGGTGGCCGATGAGCAGAACAGGGCACTGAAGCGCTTCTCCCTCAGTGGTGACTACAGGGGTGCAGTGCCCGTCCCTGAGGGCTGCTCCCCGTGCAGCGTGGCCGCCCTGCAGGGGGCAGTGGCCTTCTCGGCCGGCGCGCGGCTCTACCTCATCAGCCCCGATGGCGAGGTGCAGTGGCGCCGGGCCTTGAGCCTCTCCCAGGCCAGCCAC encodes:
- the TRIM56 gene encoding E3 ubiquitin-protein ligase TRIM56, translating into MVSQGSSPSLLEALSSDFLACKICLEQLRAPKTLPCLHTYCQDCLAQLADGGHLRCPECRETVPVPPAGVAAFKTNFFVNGLLDLVRARAGGDLRAGKPACALCPLMGGAGTGGPATARCLDCADDLCQACADGHRCTRQTHTHRVVDLVGYRAGWYDEEARERQAAQCPQHPGEALRFLCQPCSQLLCRECRLDPHLDHPCLPLAEAVRARRPGLEELLAGVDNNLAELESARMVEKEALARLREQAARVGTQVEEVAEGVLRALLAQKQEVLGQLRAHVEAAEEAARERLGELEGREQVARAAAAFARRVLSLGREAEILSLEGAIAQRLRQLQGCPWMPAPAPGLLPRLELHPGLLDKNCHLLRLCFEEQQPQKDSGKDEAGGQGGDEAQSQTEGGAKSERQGGIQPQSRDGANTPKENRAQTPQEEGAQTPKEERAKTPQEDGAHTPKEDRAQTPLEDEGAQTPRGSRSNKKRKFKGRLKSISREPSPAPGLNLEGSGLLPRPIFSCSFPTRMPGDKRSPRITGLCPFGPREILVADEQNRALKRFSLSGDYRGAVPVPEGCSPCSVAALQGAVAFSAGARLYLISPDGEVQWRRALSLSQASHAVAAMPSGDRVAVSVSGHVEVYNMEGSLATRFIPGGKANRGLRALVFLTTSPQGNFVGSDWQQNSVVVCDGLGQVIGEYRGPGLHGCQPGSVSVDKKGYIFLTLREVNKVVILDPKGSLLGDFLTAYHGLEKPRVTTMVDGRHLVVSLSNGTIHVFRVRPPDS